The Candidatus Mycolicibacterium alkanivorans genome contains a region encoding:
- the ripC gene encoding peptidoglycan hydrolase RipC, giving the protein MRFDRNCLAKRVLRRSVVGGIAGLVVFSAVISGTVHADPSDDGVAKLQELSRQAEQLTESMHSAELDLDNKLQARAAAEKKHTDDLAAVDNAKGQLATYQGAVDKFAAAVYLGGRTDGLNAILTAESPQGLIDKMAVQKVMATEMAAQMQSFRRLSNEAAEAEAASAKSAADAKTAAEQAAAVRADLQRKQSQLQVQIAIVKSRYQTLTPDQRTALAAPGPVPPPEILAAPAPDPLPPVDAPPEAPASAEVIPMAAVHAPGPGTDEGAIAVQAALTRVGDPYVWGGSGPNQFDCSGLVMWAFQQAGVFLPHSSQALAAGGRPVSMDQIQPGDVVNYYSDASHTAIYIGDGMMVHASTFGVPVRVAPVNEAPIYNIRRY; this is encoded by the coding sequence TTGAGGTTTGACCGCAATTGCCTGGCTAAACGCGTTCTTCGGCGATCTGTGGTGGGTGGAATTGCGGGCCTCGTAGTTTTCTCCGCCGTTATAAGCGGCACTGTGCACGCCGACCCGTCCGACGACGGTGTGGCAAAGCTCCAAGAGCTGTCGCGGCAGGCCGAGCAACTCACCGAATCAATGCATTCCGCTGAGCTTGACCTCGACAACAAGCTGCAAGCGCGGGCCGCCGCTGAGAAAAAGCATACTGACGACCTGGCCGCCGTCGACAACGCCAAAGGCCAGCTGGCTACCTATCAAGGTGCCGTCGACAAGTTTGCTGCCGCGGTGTACCTGGGTGGCCGGACCGATGGCCTGAACGCAATCCTGACCGCCGAGTCGCCTCAGGGCCTGATCGACAAGATGGCCGTGCAGAAGGTGATGGCCACCGAGATGGCCGCCCAGATGCAGAGCTTCCGCCGGCTGTCCAACGAGGCCGCCGAGGCCGAGGCAGCCTCGGCCAAGTCGGCCGCGGACGCCAAGACTGCCGCCGAGCAGGCTGCCGCCGTGCGCGCCGACCTGCAGCGCAAGCAGTCGCAGCTGCAGGTCCAGATCGCGATCGTCAAGTCGCGCTACCAGACGCTCACGCCGGACCAGCGCACCGCGCTGGCCGCTCCCGGCCCGGTCCCGCCGCCGGAGATCCTCGCCGCGCCCGCACCCGACCCGCTGCCGCCGGTCGACGCCCCGCCGGAGGCCCCGGCCTCCGCCGAGGTCATCCCGATGGCTGCCGTGCACGCCCCGGGGCCGGGCACCGACGAAGGCGCCATCGCTGTGCAGGCCGCGCTCACCCGCGTCGGCGACCCCTACGTGTGGGGCGGCTCGGGCCCCAACCAGTTCGACTGCTCCGGCCTGGTGATGTGGGCGTTCCAGCAGGCCGGCGTCTTCCTGCCGCACTCCAGCCAGGCGCTCGCCGCCGGCGGCCGGCCGGTCTCGATGGATCAGATCCAGCCCGGCGACGTCGTCAACTATTACTCCGACGCCTCGCACACGGCCATCTACATCGGCGACGGGATGATGGTGCACGCCTCGACCTTCGGCGTGCCGGTGCGCGTTGCACCGGTCAATGAAGCGCCGATCTACAACATCCGTCGCTACTGA
- a CDS encoding glycosyltransferase family 4 protein produces the protein MTRVLLVTNDFPPRPGGIQSYLEQFVGRLADTGDHRVTVYAPRWKGCQDYDRAADYRIVRHPGTLMLPEPGVERRMRALIAEDDIETVWFGAAAPLALLATRARHAGARRVVASTHGHEVGWSMLPVARSALRRIGDTTDVVTFVSHYTRGRFASAFGPTAHLEHLPPGVDVERFRPDAAARAELRTRYGLGQRPTVVCVSRLVPRKGQDMLIKALPDIQRRVDGAALVIVGGGPHAENLHRLAREVGVSEHVVFTGGVSSAELPAHHAMGDVFAMPCRTRGYGLDVEGLGIVFLEASASGVPVVAGRSGGAPETVRDGATGRLVDGRSHDQIVEAIGSILADPTLAARMGAAGRDWISRDWSWRTQTTRLAELVCETDP, from the coding sequence ATGACGCGGGTCCTGCTGGTCACCAACGACTTTCCGCCGCGCCCCGGCGGCATCCAGTCCTACTTGGAGCAATTCGTCGGCCGGCTCGCCGACACCGGCGATCACCGGGTGACTGTCTACGCCCCGCGGTGGAAGGGCTGCCAGGACTACGACCGCGCCGCGGATTACCGCATCGTGCGCCATCCCGGCACGCTGATGCTGCCCGAGCCCGGCGTGGAGCGTCGGATGCGGGCGCTGATCGCCGAGGACGACATCGAAACCGTGTGGTTCGGCGCTGCCGCCCCACTGGCACTGCTGGCCACCCGCGCCCGCCACGCCGGTGCACGCCGGGTCGTGGCCAGCACACACGGGCACGAGGTGGGCTGGTCGATGCTTCCGGTCGCGCGCTCCGCGCTGCGCCGGATCGGGGACACCACCGACGTCGTCACCTTCGTCAGCCACTACACCCGCGGCCGGTTCGCCTCCGCGTTCGGGCCCACGGCGCACCTGGAGCACCTGCCGCCCGGCGTGGACGTCGAACGCTTCCGTCCCGACGCCGCGGCCCGCGCGGAGCTGCGCACCCGCTACGGCCTGGGCCAGCGCCCGACCGTGGTCTGCGTGTCACGGCTGGTCCCGCGCAAAGGCCAGGACATGCTCATCAAAGCGCTGCCCGACATCCAGCGGCGGGTCGACGGCGCCGCACTGGTGATCGTAGGCGGTGGTCCCCATGCCGAGAATCTGCATCGGCTGGCCCGCGAGGTCGGCGTCAGCGAGCACGTGGTGTTCACCGGGGGAGTGTCCAGTGCCGAGCTACCGGCCCACCACGCGATGGGTGACGTCTTCGCAATGCCTTGCCGCACAAGGGGTTACGGCCTGGACGTGGAAGGGCTAGGCATCGTCTTCCTGGAGGCATCGGCTAGCGGGGTTCCGGTGGTGGCCGGCCGATCCGGCGGTGCGCCGGAGACGGTGCGCGACGGCGCGACCGGGCGCCTGGTCGACGGCCGGTCGCACGACCAGATCGTCGAGGCGATCGGCTCGATCCTCGCCGACCCCACACTGGCGGCGCGGATGGGCGCGGCCGGGCGCGACTGGATCAGCCGCGACTGGTCCTGGCGCACTCAGACCACACGGCTGGCCGAACTGGTCTGTGAAACCGACCCATGA
- a CDS encoding AMP-dependent synthetase/ligase, with protein sequence MREYSVPAPFTIGEHDNVVRSVFDHERDDPDYPILQRLVDGAWTDVTCAEAAAQVRTAALGLIAEGVRAGDRVAILSATRYEWVILDYAILSVGAVTVPIYETSSAEQVRWVLEDSGAVLAFTETEAHAQMVAELHAELPALRKTFRIEASGPAALDELAEAAADADAAELGRRLDGLRSSDPATLIYTSGTTGRPKGVQLTHSNLLYETRGAATCFPTLLRQHERLLVFLPLAHVLARALSMTAFANKVTLGYTSDIKHLAPVLGVFKPTIVVSVPRVFEKVYNTAELNARDSGRGKIFELAAKTAIAYSEALDTGEPNLMLKLGHAVFDRLVYGKLRAALGGDCRAAISGGAPLGKRLGHFYRGVGLSIYEGYGLTETSSAITVNRIGELKVGTVGKLVPGNSLKVAADGELLVKGGVVFSGYWHNEKATAEAIVDGWFRTGDLASVDSEGFVSITGRKKEIIVTAGGKNVAPAVLEDALRAHPLISQAMAVGDNQPFIGALIAIDPEAFDGWKQHHSKAPEASVGDLREDTDLVAEIELAVKDANQHVSHAESIRKFRILPCDFTVLTGELTPTLKVKRNVVAQKFAEEIEAIYTR encoded by the coding sequence GTGCGCGAGTACAGCGTTCCGGCGCCGTTCACCATCGGTGAGCACGACAACGTCGTCAGGTCGGTCTTCGACCACGAGCGCGACGACCCCGACTATCCGATCCTGCAGCGGCTGGTCGACGGTGCCTGGACCGATGTGACGTGCGCGGAGGCCGCGGCCCAGGTCCGCACCGCGGCGCTGGGATTGATCGCCGAGGGCGTGCGGGCCGGCGATCGGGTGGCGATCCTGTCGGCGACGCGCTACGAGTGGGTGATCCTCGACTACGCGATCCTGTCGGTCGGCGCGGTCACCGTACCGATCTACGAGACGTCCTCGGCCGAACAGGTCCGTTGGGTGCTGGAGGACTCCGGTGCGGTGCTGGCGTTCACCGAGACCGAGGCGCACGCCCAGATGGTCGCTGAACTGCACGCCGAGCTGCCCGCCCTGCGTAAGACGTTCCGTATCGAGGCCTCCGGTCCGGCGGCGCTCGACGAGCTGGCCGAGGCGGCTGCCGACGCCGACGCCGCCGAGCTGGGCCGCCGCCTGGACGGCCTGCGCTCCAGTGACCCGGCGACGCTGATCTACACCTCGGGCACCACCGGCCGGCCCAAGGGTGTCCAGCTGACGCATTCGAATCTGTTGTATGAAACCCGCGGCGCCGCAACGTGTTTCCCCACCCTACTTCGCCAGCACGAGCGGCTGCTGGTGTTCCTGCCGCTGGCGCACGTGCTGGCCCGGGCGCTGTCCATGACGGCGTTCGCCAACAAGGTGACGCTGGGCTACACCAGCGACATCAAGCACCTGGCGCCGGTGTTGGGGGTGTTCAAGCCGACGATCGTGGTCTCGGTGCCGCGGGTGTTCGAAAAGGTGTACAACACAGCGGAGTTGAACGCCCGGGACAGCGGCCGGGGCAAGATCTTCGAGCTGGCCGCCAAGACGGCGATCGCCTACAGCGAGGCCCTTGATACTGGCGAACCGAATCTGATGCTCAAGCTCGGGCACGCGGTGTTCGACCGGCTGGTGTACGGCAAGCTGCGCGCCGCGCTCGGGGGCGACTGTCGCGCCGCGATCTCCGGCGGGGCGCCGCTGGGCAAGCGCCTGGGCCACTTCTACCGCGGCGTTGGCCTGTCCATCTACGAGGGTTACGGCCTGACCGAGACCAGTTCGGCGATCACCGTGAACCGCATCGGCGAACTCAAGGTCGGCACCGTGGGCAAGCTGGTGCCGGGCAACAGCTTGAAGGTCGCCGCGGATGGCGAGCTCCTGGTCAAGGGCGGCGTGGTGTTCAGCGGCTACTGGCACAACGAGAAGGCCACCGCGGAGGCGATCGTCGACGGCTGGTTCCGCACCGGCGACCTGGCCAGCGTCGACTCCGAAGGCTTCGTGTCGATCACCGGCCGCAAGAAGGAGATCATCGTGACCGCCGGGGGCAAGAACGTCGCCCCCGCCGTGCTCGAGGACGCCCTGCGGGCCCACCCGCTGATCAGCCAGGCGATGGCCGTCGGCGACAACCAACCGTTCATCGGCGCGCTGATCGCCATCGACCCGGAGGCGTTCGACGGCTGGAAGCAGCACCACAGCAAGGCACCCGAGGCCTCGGTGGGTGACCTGCGCGAGGATACCGACCTGGTCGCCGAGATCGAACTGGCCGTCAAGGACGCCAATCAGCATGTCTCCCATGCCGAGTCGATCCGCAAGTTCCGGATTCTGCCCTGTGACTTCACCGTGCTGACCGGCGAGCTGACCCCCACCCTGAAGGTCAAGCGCAACGTGGTGGCACAGAAGTTCGCCGAGGAGATCGAGGCGATCTACACCCGATGA
- a CDS encoding polyketide cyclase / dehydrase and lipid transport gives MHSVQIADETFVAADPAAVGRAVTLPASWRRWWPDLRLEVVEDRVEKGVRWTVSGPLTGTMEIWLEPVLDGVLLHYFLHAEPTGVAAWQLAKMNLAKLTHQRRVAGKRMAFEVKATLEATRPVGVAPGR, from the coding sequence ATGCACAGCGTCCAGATCGCCGACGAGACCTTCGTCGCTGCCGATCCCGCCGCGGTCGGCCGCGCTGTCACGCTCCCGGCGAGCTGGCGGCGGTGGTGGCCCGATCTACGGCTGGAGGTCGTGGAGGACCGGGTCGAGAAGGGTGTGCGCTGGACGGTGAGCGGGCCGCTGACCGGCACCATGGAGATCTGGCTGGAGCCGGTGCTCGACGGGGTGCTGCTGCACTATTTCCTGCACGCCGAGCCGACCGGCGTAGCTGCCTGGCAACTGGCCAAGATGAACCTGGCCAAGCTGACCCATCAGCGCCGCGTCGCCGGCAAGCGGATGGCCTTCGAGGTCAAGGCCACGCTGGAGGCCACCCGCCCGGTGGGGGTCGCACCCGGCAGGTGA
- a CDS encoding SRPBCC family protein has translation MADKTAQTIYIDADPRTVMDVIADIGSYPEWVSEYQETEVLESDKQGYPLTARLLLDAAVLKDTMVLRYEWPADRKSVRWSLVSSSLLKTLDGAYMLQPKGSGTDVTYELSVDLMIPMIGLLKRKAERRLTDTALKDLKKRVEG, from the coding sequence GTGGCTGACAAAACGGCGCAGACCATCTACATCGACGCAGATCCGCGCACGGTGATGGACGTCATCGCCGACATCGGTTCATACCCGGAGTGGGTGTCGGAATACCAGGAGACCGAGGTTCTCGAATCCGACAAGCAGGGCTACCCGCTCACCGCGAGGCTGCTGCTGGACGCCGCGGTGCTCAAGGACACGATGGTGCTGAGGTACGAATGGCCGGCCGACCGCAAATCGGTGCGCTGGTCGCTGGTCTCCAGCTCGCTTCTCAAGACACTCGATGGTGCATACATGTTGCAGCCCAAGGGATCTGGCACCGACGTCACCTACGAGTTGTCGGTGGATCTGATGATCCCGATGATCGGCCTGCTCAAGCGCAAGGCCGAACGCAGACTGACCGACACCGCGCTCAAGGACCTGAAGAAAAGGGTCGAGGGCTGA
- a CDS encoding ArsA family ATPase, translated as MKPDDAPAADAGSDAWARISFFVGKGGVGKSTLASATAVRTALDGDRVLAVSTDQAHSLGDVLGVPVPPTGSGEPVRILTEQETDDSAGGYLDALALDTLALLEARWRDVAPVLVARFPDSDLTNVAPEELSAVPGIQEVLGLAEVAALAASGRWDYVVVDCASTADAMRMLTLPAAFAMYLERAWPRHRRLSSAVEDVRAAATVAVVESISARVEGLSAWLTDAERVSAHLVLTAERVVAAEAVRTMGSLALMGVRVAELIVNQVLLEDDSYEYRNLPDHPAFDWYAERISEQQSVLGELTGTIGDVQLVLVPHLAGEPIGPKALGELLDSARRRDGSPPPGPLRPIVDRESGSGLDAVYRMRLELPQIDSGTLTLGRVGDDLIIGVAGMRRRVRLASVLRRCIVADAALRGSELTVRFRPDPEVWPA; from the coding sequence GTGAAGCCCGATGACGCACCCGCTGCCGATGCGGGCTCCGATGCCTGGGCCCGGATCAGCTTCTTCGTCGGCAAGGGCGGGGTGGGCAAGTCCACCCTGGCGTCGGCGACCGCGGTGCGCACGGCACTGGACGGCGACCGGGTGCTGGCCGTCTCCACCGACCAGGCGCACTCGCTGGGTGACGTCCTGGGCGTGCCGGTACCCCCAACCGGGAGTGGTGAGCCGGTCCGGATCCTGACCGAGCAGGAGACCGACGACAGCGCCGGCGGATACCTCGACGCGCTGGCCCTGGACACCCTGGCCCTGCTGGAAGCGCGCTGGCGTGACGTCGCACCGGTGCTGGTGGCGCGCTTCCCCGACTCGGACCTGACCAACGTTGCGCCCGAAGAACTTTCGGCAGTGCCCGGTATCCAGGAAGTACTCGGTCTGGCCGAGGTGGCCGCACTGGCCGCATCCGGGCGCTGGGACTACGTGGTGGTCGACTGCGCGTCGACCGCCGATGCCATGCGGATGCTGACCCTGCCGGCCGCGTTCGCCATGTACCTGGAGCGGGCGTGGCCGCGGCACCGCAGGCTCAGCTCGGCGGTCGAGGATGTCCGCGCAGCGGCGACGGTGGCGGTGGTCGAGTCGATCAGCGCGCGCGTCGAGGGACTCTCGGCGTGGCTGACCGACGCCGAGCGGGTCAGCGCGCATCTGGTGCTCACCGCCGAACGGGTGGTCGCCGCCGAGGCCGTCCGCACCATGGGTTCGCTGGCGCTGATGGGCGTGCGGGTCGCCGAGCTGATCGTCAACCAGGTTCTGCTCGAAGACGATTCGTACGAGTACCGCAATCTGCCGGACCATCCGGCGTTCGACTGGTATGCCGAGCGCATCTCCGAACAGCAGTCGGTGCTCGGCGAGCTCACCGGCACGATCGGCGACGTCCAGTTGGTGCTCGTCCCGCATCTGGCCGGCGAGCCGATCGGGCCGAAGGCGCTGGGCGAGCTCCTGGACAGTGCGCGGCGGCGCGACGGCTCGCCGCCGCCCGGGCCGCTGCGGCCGATCGTCGATCGGGAATCCGGTTCGGGGCTCGATGCCGTCTATCGCATGCGGCTAGAGTTGCCACAGATCGACTCGGGCACGTTGACGCTGGGCCGCGTCGGTGACGACCTGATCATCGGTGTCGCAGGGATGCGGCGCCGCGTGCGGCTGGCATCGGTTCTGCGCCGATGCATCGTCGCCGACGCCGCACTGCGCGGCAGCGAACTGACCGTGCGATTCAGACCCGACCCCGAGGTGTGGCCCGCGTGA
- a CDS encoding lysophospholipid acyltransferase family protein: protein MWYWLFKYIFMGPLLSLLGRPKVEGLEYVPDSGPVILASNHLAVADSFYLPLVVRRRITFLAKQEYFTGTGLKGWFTRWFYTAAGQVPIDRTDADAARNALDTAKRLLENGKLLGMYPEGTRSPDGRLYKGKTGLARLALATGVPVIPVAMIGTDVVNPPGSKMWHFGRVTVRFGKPMDFSRFDGLAGNRFIERAVIDEVIYELMKLSGQEYVDIYAAAVKEGLKEGKADATADAPGQPPARIPETAAG, encoded by the coding sequence ATGTGGTATTGGCTGTTCAAGTACATCTTCATGGGACCGTTGCTGTCGTTGCTCGGTAGGCCGAAAGTCGAAGGGCTGGAATATGTTCCGGACTCCGGCCCGGTGATCCTGGCGAGCAATCATCTGGCGGTCGCGGACAGCTTCTACTTGCCGCTGGTGGTGCGCCGCCGGATCACCTTCCTGGCCAAGCAGGAGTACTTCACCGGAACCGGCCTCAAGGGCTGGTTCACCCGCTGGTTCTACACCGCGGCCGGGCAGGTGCCGATCGACCGCACCGACGCCGACGCCGCCCGGAACGCGCTGGACACCGCCAAGCGCCTGCTCGAGAACGGCAAGCTGCTGGGTATGTACCCGGAGGGCACCCGCTCACCCGACGGCCGGCTCTACAAGGGCAAGACCGGGCTGGCGCGGCTGGCGCTGGCGACCGGCGTCCCGGTGATTCCGGTCGCGATGATCGGAACCGACGTGGTCAACCCGCCGGGATCCAAGATGTGGCACTTCGGCCGGGTGACCGTGCGGTTCGGCAAGCCGATGGACTTCTCGCGCTTCGACGGCCTGGCCGGCAACCGCTTCATCGAGCGGGCCGTCATCGACGAGGTGATCTACGAGCTGATGAAGCTCTCCGGTCAGGAGTACGTCGACATTTACGCCGCGGCGGTCAAGGAAGGCCTCAAGGAAGGCAAGGCCGACGCTACGGCCGATGCACCAGGTCAGCCACCGGCGCGGATCCCTGAGACGGCCGCCGGGTGA
- a CDS encoding glycosyltransferase 87 family protein: MSTWQPPETGSVFGRAVASPRLKPWLTACWRAMQLLIVAGMVYAVWTLFGHIPYRIDIDVYRMGGQAWLHDRPLYAGDVTFHTRIGLDLPFTYPPLAAVLFSPFAWLGLNAASVVITVMTLVLLLLSTWIVLTRLYLWQDSALTREPAWLRRCWLAAGIVALAVVHLEPIAANFAFGQINVVLMTLVIADCVPRGTPWPRGLLLGVAIALKLTPAVFLLYFVLRRDGRAALTAFGTFVGASLLGFVLAWRDSVEYWTTTVRHTDRIGSAALNTNQNIAGSLARLGLGQSTHFVLWTLACFAVLGLTIWAVRRVLAAGEPTLGLMCVALLGLMVSPVSWSHHWVWALPTVVVTTVLTYRRRNVALGAVTAAGVALMVWIPLELLPKHHEETASWWRQLLGMSYVWWALAVLVVAGLTVTRPVVTRRPSQGSAPVADLVHRP; the protein is encoded by the coding sequence ATGAGTACGTGGCAGCCGCCCGAAACGGGCAGCGTGTTCGGGCGGGCCGTGGCTTCTCCCAGGCTGAAGCCGTGGCTGACGGCCTGTTGGCGGGCGATGCAGCTGCTGATCGTCGCGGGCATGGTCTACGCGGTCTGGACGCTGTTCGGGCACATCCCCTACCGCATCGACATTGACGTCTACCGGATGGGCGGGCAGGCCTGGCTGCACGACCGGCCGCTGTACGCCGGCGACGTGACCTTCCACACTCGCATCGGGCTCGACCTGCCGTTCACCTATCCCCCGCTGGCGGCGGTCCTGTTCAGCCCGTTCGCCTGGCTGGGGCTCAATGCGGCCAGCGTGGTCATCACAGTGATGACCCTGGTGCTGCTGTTGCTGTCCACCTGGATCGTGCTCACCCGCCTCTACCTGTGGCAGGACTCGGCGCTGACCCGCGAGCCGGCCTGGCTGCGCCGGTGCTGGTTGGCCGCGGGCATCGTGGCACTGGCCGTGGTGCACCTGGAGCCGATCGCCGCCAACTTCGCCTTCGGCCAGATCAACGTCGTGCTGATGACCCTGGTGATCGCCGATTGCGTCCCGCGCGGCACACCGTGGCCGCGCGGGCTGCTGCTCGGTGTGGCGATCGCGCTGAAGCTGACCCCGGCGGTGTTCCTGCTCTACTTCGTGCTGCGCCGGGACGGCCGTGCCGCGTTGACCGCGTTCGGCACCTTCGTCGGGGCCAGCCTGCTCGGGTTCGTGCTGGCATGGCGCGATTCTGTCGAGTACTGGACCACGACGGTGCGGCACACCGACAGAATCGGCAGTGCCGCGCTGAACACCAACCAGAACATCGCCGGCTCCCTGGCGCGCCTGGGCCTGGGCCAGAGCACCCATTTCGTGCTGTGGACGCTGGCCTGCTTCGCCGTATTGGGCCTGACCATCTGGGCGGTACGCCGGGTGCTGGCAGCCGGCGAGCCGACGCTCGGGCTGATGTGCGTTGCGCTGTTGGGACTAATGGTCTCGCCGGTGTCGTGGTCACACCACTGGGTATGGGCGCTGCCGACCGTCGTCGTGACAACGGTGCTGACCTACCGGCGGCGAAACGTAGCGCTGGGCGCGGTGACGGCGGCCGGGGTGGCGTTGATGGTCTGGATTCCGCTTGAGTTGCTGCCCAAGCACCACGAGGAGACGGCGTCGTGGTGGCGCCAGCTGCTCGGGATGTCCTACGTGTGGTGGGCGCTGGCCGTGCTGGTCGTGGCCGGCCTGACCGTGACGCGCCCGGTGGTCACCCGGCGGCCGTCTCAGGGATCCGCGCCGGTGGCTGACCTGGTGCATCGGCCGTAG
- a CDS encoding polyadenylate-specific 3'-exoribonuclease AS, producing the protein MRYFYDTEFIDNGRVIDLISIGVVAEDGREFYAISTEFDPESAGPWVRTNVLPKLPSPSSRLWQSRRQIREGLEEFFDIDGDEPIELWAWVAAYDHVVLCQLWGPMTSLPPQIPRFTRELRQFWEDRGCPRMPPRPHDTHDALVDARHNMRRFVLMTTGIDSGPVPGDSTSRR; encoded by the coding sequence GTGCGGTACTTCTACGACACGGAATTCATCGACAACGGGCGCGTCATCGACCTCATCTCGATCGGTGTGGTCGCCGAGGACGGCCGCGAGTTCTACGCGATCTCCACCGAGTTCGACCCCGAGTCCGCCGGCCCGTGGGTCCGCACCAACGTGCTGCCCAAGCTGCCGTCGCCGTCCTCGCGGCTCTGGCAGTCCCGCCGCCAGATCCGGGAGGGCCTCGAAGAGTTCTTCGACATCGACGGTGACGAGCCCATCGAGCTGTGGGCCTGGGTCGCGGCCTACGACCACGTCGTGCTCTGCCAGCTGTGGGGACCGATGACCAGCCTGCCGCCCCAGATCCCGCGGTTCACCCGTGAACTGCGGCAGTTCTGGGAGGACCGGGGCTGTCCCCGGATGCCACCGCGGCCGCACGACACCCATGACGCACTCGTCGACGCCCGGCACAACATGCGCCGCTTCGTGCTGATGACCACCGGCATCGACAGCGGGCCGGTGCCCGGCGACAGTACTTCCCGCAGGTAG
- a CDS encoding class II 3-deoxy-7-phosphoheptulonate synthase has translation MNWTVDVPIEQLPSLPPLPADLRARLDAALAKPAAQQPSWDAEQAQAMRTVLESVPPVTVASEIEKLSGQLAAVARGEAFLLQGGDCAETFADNTEPHIRANIRTLLQMAVVLTYGASLPVVKVARIAGQYAKPRSSDTDALGLKSYRGDMVNGFAPDAAVRDHDPSRLVRAYANASAAMNLVRALTSSGLASLHLVHDWNREFVRTSPAGARYEQLAGEIDRGLRFMSACGVNDRNLDTADIYASHEALVLDYERAMLRLDSEAQGGPKLYDLSAHYVWIGERTRQLDGAHVAFAEVIANPIGVKIGPTTSPELAVEYVERLDPTNQPGRLTLVSRMGNHKVRDVLPPIIEKVQASGHQVIWQCDPMHGNTHESSTGYKTRHFDRIVDEVQGFFEVHRALGTHPGGIHVEITGENVTECLGGAQDISDTDLAGRYETACDPRLNTQQSLELAFLVAEMLRD, from the coding sequence GTGAACTGGACCGTTGACGTACCGATCGAGCAGCTGCCGTCGCTGCCGCCGTTGCCGGCGGACCTGCGCGCGCGTCTGGACGCCGCGCTGGCCAAGCCGGCCGCCCAGCAGCCCAGCTGGGACGCCGAGCAGGCCCAGGCGATGCGAACGGTCCTGGAGAGCGTCCCGCCGGTGACCGTGGCCTCCGAGATCGAGAAGCTGTCCGGCCAGCTCGCCGCGGTGGCCCGCGGCGAGGCATTCCTGCTGCAGGGCGGCGACTGTGCCGAGACGTTCGCCGACAACACCGAGCCGCACATCCGCGCCAACATCCGCACCCTTCTGCAGATGGCGGTGGTGCTGACCTACGGGGCCAGCCTGCCGGTGGTCAAGGTCGCCCGCATCGCCGGCCAGTACGCCAAGCCGCGCTCGTCGGACACCGACGCCCTGGGCCTGAAGTCCTACCGGGGCGACATGGTCAACGGTTTCGCCCCGGACGCCGCCGTGCGCGACCACGACCCGTCGCGCCTGGTCCGCGCCTACGCCAACGCCAGTGCGGCGATGAACCTGGTGCGGGCGCTGACCTCGTCGGGGCTGGCCTCCCTGCACCTGGTGCACGACTGGAACCGCGAGTTCGTCCGCACCTCTCCGGCCGGCGCCCGCTACGAGCAGCTCGCCGGCGAGATCGACCGCGGCCTGAGGTTCATGAGCGCCTGCGGGGTCAACGACCGCAACCTGGACACCGCTGACATCTACGCCAGCCACGAGGCGCTGGTGCTCGACTACGAGCGAGCGATGCTGCGCCTGGACAGCGAAGCCCAGGGCGGTCCGAAGCTTTACGACCTTTCGGCGCACTACGTCTGGATCGGGGAGCGCACCCGCCAGCTCGACGGCGCGCATGTGGCGTTCGCCGAGGTGATTGCGAACCCGATCGGGGTGAAGATCGGTCCGACCACCTCGCCCGAGCTGGCGGTTGAGTACGTCGAGCGGCTCGATCCCACCAACCAGCCGGGTCGGCTGACCCTCGTCAGCCGGATGGGCAACCACAAGGTGCGGGACGTGCTGCCGCCGATCATCGAGAAGGTGCAGGCTTCGGGTCACCAGGTCATCTGGCAGTGCGACCCGATGCACGGCAACACCCACGAGTCCTCGACGGGCTACAAGACCCGTCACTTCGACCGCATTGTCGACGAGGTGCAGGGCTTCTTCGAAGTGCACCGCGCGCTGGGCACGCACCCGGGCGGCATCCACGTCGAGATCACCGGTGAGAACGTCACCGAGTGCCTCGGCGGTGCGCAGGACATCTCCGACACCGATCTGGCCGGCCGCTACGAGACGGCGTGCGACCCGCGGCTGAACACCCAACAGAGCCTCGAGTTGGCGTTCCTGGTAGCGGAGATGCTGCGCGACTGA